A genomic stretch from Antarcticibacterium flavum includes:
- the mutY gene encoding A/G-specific adenine glycosylase, which yields MDFAKTLIFWYLKNKRELPWRQKKDPYHIWLSEIILQQTRIEQGLPYYLKFINAYPNVFELASAPLEHVLKNWQGLGYYSRARNLHTAAKYIVEELDGVFPLNYKGLKELKGVGDYTASAIASICYHEPVAVVDGNVYRVLARYFKIDTPINSTAGIREFKALARELLDRENPGDHNQSIMEFGAIQCKPQQPLCDTCPFSGSCLALKTGKIKDLPVKLKKAKVKKRYFNYLVFLSEENKTILEQREGRGIWEGLFQFPLLETKDLLKPEEIFNDSRFLEMAGKEVREITLFNESPVIHKLSHQHLYTRFWLIEKKELDGEGIPAQQLKEYPVPVLIANFLKEYDFTY from the coding sequence ATGGATTTTGCTAAAACCCTCATTTTTTGGTATTTAAAGAATAAGCGGGAATTACCCTGGAGGCAAAAAAAAGATCCATATCACATTTGGCTTAGTGAAATTATACTTCAGCAAACGCGAATCGAACAAGGTTTGCCTTATTATTTGAAATTTATTAATGCTTATCCTAACGTTTTTGAACTTGCCAGCGCACCTCTTGAGCATGTTCTAAAAAACTGGCAGGGACTGGGTTATTATTCCCGGGCCAGAAACCTGCATACAGCTGCAAAATATATAGTAGAAGAACTTGACGGAGTATTTCCTCTAAATTATAAGGGGTTAAAAGAATTAAAGGGAGTGGGGGATTATACTGCAAGTGCAATTGCCTCGATTTGTTACCACGAACCGGTCGCCGTGGTAGATGGGAATGTATACCGCGTCCTGGCCAGATATTTTAAAATTGATACACCTATTAATAGTACCGCAGGGATCAGGGAATTTAAAGCACTTGCCCGGGAACTTCTGGACCGGGAGAATCCCGGGGACCATAACCAGTCGATAATGGAATTTGGTGCCATTCAATGTAAGCCTCAACAACCTCTTTGCGACACCTGCCCATTCTCCGGAAGTTGCCTTGCATTAAAGACCGGAAAAATTAAGGATCTGCCGGTGAAATTGAAAAAAGCCAAAGTGAAGAAACGCTATTTTAATTACCTGGTATTTCTTTCAGAAGAGAACAAGACCATATTGGAGCAACGTGAAGGCAGGGGGATATGGGAAGGCCTGTTCCAATTCCCTTTATTAGAGACAAAAGATCTTTTAAAGCCGGAGGAGATATTTAATGATTCCAGGTTTCTGGAAATGGCGGGGAAGGAAGTGCGGGAAATAACCCTATTTAATGAAAGCCCTGTCATTCATAAATTGTCCCATCAACATCTTTATACCCGGTTTTGGCTTATCGAAAAGAAGGAATTGGATGGGGAGGGAATTCCTGCTCAACAATTAAAGGAGTATCCTGTACCGGTGCTTATAGCCAATTTCCTGAAGGAGTATGATTTTACATATTGA
- a CDS encoding single-stranded DNA-binding protein — protein sequence MTGTLNKVMLIGHTGDDVKMHYFEGGNSIGRFPLATNEVYTNKATGQRVENTEWHNIVVRNKAAEICEKYLKKGDKVYIEGRLKTRKWTDDKGMERYTVEVQCTDFTFLTPPPGSGTSQGNASQGSSSQGNKQQETGSQNPGAARQQSPAKNDTFASNSMGNEDEDDLPF from the coding sequence ATGACTGGAACTCTCAATAAAGTAATGCTTATAGGCCACACGGGTGATGATGTGAAAATGCATTATTTTGAAGGTGGTAATTCCATAGGCAGGTTTCCCCTGGCAACCAACGAGGTTTATACAAATAAAGCTACAGGGCAGCGGGTTGAGAATACAGAATGGCACAATATTGTGGTACGGAACAAAGCTGCAGAGATTTGTGAAAAATACCTTAAGAAAGGCGATAAGGTTTATATCGAAGGCCGTCTTAAAACCAGGAAATGGACAGATGACAAGGGGATGGAAAGATACACTGTAGAGGTACAGTGTACAGATTTTACATTCCTTACCCCTCCTCCGGGAAGTGGAACCTCCCAGGGAAATGCCTCACAGGGCAGCTCCTCCCAGGGTAATAAACAACAGGAAACCGGATCTCAAAATCCGGGAGCTGCAAGGCAGCAATCCCCCGCAAAAAATGATACTTTTGCCAGTAATTCGATGGGCAATGAAGATGAAGATGATTTGCCCTTCTAA
- a CDS encoding gliding motility-associated protein GldE encodes MDPDPPSLISLFLSFDYSQVISVLMLLVLLICSALISGAEVAFFSLTPANFITESGKRSNAQKIVVRLLDKPKKLLATILVANNTINIAIVLLFDLLTDEFFGRMNTVVFGLDFKFIVEVGVITFLILLFGEILPKVYASRNNVKFSNFMAYPMNVLDTLFAPLSTPMRAVTLYIHERLGKQKSYISIDQLSQALELTREEDTTKEEQKILKGIVSFGNTDTKQVMRPRMDIFALNQNQSFKEIIPEIIENGYSRIPVYKENIDQVVGILYVKDLLPYLDKKNFEWTSLLRDPYFIPENKKLDDLLKEFKEKKIHLAIVVDEYGGTSGLISLEDIIEEIVGDISDEFDDEDLIFSKLDDSNFVFEGKTPLKDFYKIIRLEDPVAFEENKGESETLAGFLLEISGGFPKKNEIITFLNYKFTVEVIDDKRIKQIKLSIEPVS; translated from the coding sequence TTGGATCCGGATCCTCCCAGTTTAATTTCCCTCTTTTTAAGTTTTGATTATTCCCAGGTCATAAGTGTGTTGATGCTTCTTGTCCTGCTCATTTGTTCTGCTTTGATAAGCGGGGCAGAGGTGGCTTTCTTTTCCCTTACCCCTGCAAATTTCATTACAGAGTCGGGCAAACGCAGCAATGCACAAAAGATAGTGGTGAGGCTGCTGGATAAACCAAAGAAGTTGCTTGCCACCATACTGGTAGCAAATAATACTATTAATATTGCGATTGTCCTGCTTTTTGATTTGCTTACAGATGAGTTCTTTGGCAGGATGAATACCGTGGTCTTTGGACTTGATTTTAAATTTATCGTGGAGGTTGGGGTTATAACTTTTCTCATTCTCCTGTTCGGGGAAATCCTTCCAAAGGTATATGCAAGCCGCAACAATGTGAAATTCTCCAATTTCATGGCCTATCCTATGAACGTGCTTGACACTCTTTTTGCACCGTTAAGTACCCCAATGAGAGCTGTAACCCTGTACATACATGAAAGATTGGGAAAACAGAAAAGTTATATTAGCATAGACCAGCTCTCACAAGCTCTGGAGCTTACCAGAGAAGAAGACACGACCAAAGAGGAACAAAAGATACTAAAGGGGATTGTGTCCTTTGGGAACACAGATACCAAGCAGGTCATGCGGCCCAGGATGGATATTTTTGCTCTTAATCAAAACCAATCTTTTAAAGAGATAATCCCCGAGATCATTGAGAATGGTTATTCCCGTATTCCTGTATATAAAGAGAATATAGACCAGGTAGTGGGAATCCTTTATGTTAAGGACCTGCTCCCATACCTGGATAAAAAGAATTTTGAATGGACCTCATTATTACGTGATCCTTATTTCATACCTGAAAATAAAAAGCTGGATGATCTTCTAAAGGAATTCAAGGAAAAGAAAATTCACCTTGCTATTGTGGTAGATGAATATGGTGGCACCAGTGGTCTTATTTCCTTAGAGGATATTATCGAAGAGATTGTGGGGGATATAAGTGATGAATTTGATGATGAGGATTTGATCTTTTCTAAACTTGATGACAGTAATTTCGTTTTTGAAGGGAAAACCCCTTTAAAAGATTTTTATAAGATAATACGTCTCGAGGATCCTGTTGCCTTTGAAGAAAACAAGGGGGAATCTGAGACTTTGGCAGGATTTTTACTGGAAATATCGGGAGGTTTTCCTAAAAAGAATGAGATAATTACCTTTTTAAACTACAAGTTTACTGTTGAGGTAATTGATGATAAAAGGATCAAACAAATAAAGCTAAGTATTGAGCCGGTTTCCTAA
- the gldD gene encoding gliding motility lipoprotein GldD, which translates to MKNVLPYILCLFLLASCGDEAVPKPKAFLALEYPEANYLPFRLNCPFSFEKNDLSIARPARSSNPCWINLDYQLLNATVFITYQSVNGNIDSLLMDAQRLPLQHTIKADFIEGDIYTNPGHNTYGMFYEVDGDAASQAQFYVTDSVSHFLTGSLYFNKKPNFDSIMPAAAYLKKDMKHLMETLKWQD; encoded by the coding sequence ATGAAGAACGTTTTACCCTATATCCTGTGTTTATTCTTATTAGCCTCCTGTGGGGATGAGGCAGTACCCAAACCAAAGGCATTTTTAGCCCTGGAGTATCCCGAAGCCAATTACCTGCCTTTCCGCCTCAATTGTCCGTTTAGTTTTGAAAAGAACGATCTAAGCATTGCAAGACCGGCCCGGAGCAGTAATCCTTGCTGGATAAATTTGGACTACCAGCTGTTAAATGCTACTGTTTTTATCACTTACCAAAGCGTGAATGGCAATATAGACTCCTTGCTTATGGACGCACAGCGGCTGCCGCTGCAACACACCATAAAAGCCGATTTTATCGAAGGTGATATCTACACCAATCCTGGACACAACACCTACGGAATGTTCTACGAAGTAGATGGAGATGCTGCTTCACAGGCGCAATTTTATGTGACAGATAGTGTTAGTCATTTTTTGACCGGCTCGCTGTACTTTAACAAAAAGCCCAACTTTGATTCCATTATGCCGGCTGCAGCCTATCTCAAAAAAGATATGAAACATCTTATGGAAACCCTCAAATGGCAGGATTAG
- a CDS encoding DMT family transporter, with translation MPVKNLKWIYLILLSLVWGSSFILIKKGLVGLTALQLGSFRIIFAAAFLIIVGFKSIYRLKRQQWKWIVISGFLGSFFPVYLFAFAETEIDSAVASILNATTPLMTLIFGVIFFGMLYTQNKITGVIIGLIGTLGLIISGAQVNPDQNYLYSGLVVLAAGCYAVNVNILKKYMNDISALGIAAGNFLVLLGPALAVLFLTDFSIVDIAASEEVKLSVLYVAILGVIGTGIALIIFNRLIQISDPVFSSSVTYTIPVVGLAWGILDGEIFSWLQLLSTAIILLGVFIVNRPKNLYSKKVSAEKSS, from the coding sequence ATGCCCGTAAAGAACCTCAAGTGGATCTATCTTATACTTCTATCCCTGGTGTGGGGGAGCTCTTTTATTCTTATAAAAAAAGGTCTTGTTGGTTTAACAGCCTTGCAATTGGGTTCCTTCAGGATAATTTTTGCAGCTGCTTTTCTAATTATAGTCGGTTTTAAAAGCATCTACCGCCTTAAAAGGCAACAGTGGAAGTGGATAGTGATCTCCGGGTTTTTGGGTTCTTTCTTTCCAGTGTACCTGTTTGCTTTTGCTGAAACCGAGATTGACAGCGCTGTAGCTTCTATTCTTAATGCCACGACACCTTTAATGACCCTTATCTTTGGAGTTATATTCTTCGGGATGTTGTACACGCAGAATAAGATAACCGGGGTTATCATAGGTTTAATAGGAACCCTTGGCCTCATAATAAGCGGGGCACAGGTAAACCCAGACCAGAATTATCTCTATTCGGGCCTTGTGGTTCTTGCGGCCGGTTGTTATGCCGTTAATGTAAATATTCTTAAAAAGTATATGAACGATATCTCTGCCCTGGGGATAGCGGCCGGTAATTTCCTGGTGCTGCTTGGACCTGCTTTGGCAGTTCTGTTTTTAACCGACTTTTCCATAGTAGATATCGCGGCAAGTGAAGAAGTAAAACTATCTGTACTATACGTTGCCATTTTAGGGGTGATAGGAACAGGGATTGCGCTAATAATTTTTAACCGTCTTATCCAGATCTCAGACCCTGTCTTCTCTTCCTCTGTCACCTATACTATCCCTGTGGTGGGGCTGGCCTGGGGGATCCTTGACGGGGAGATCTTCAGTTGGTTGCAGCTTCTGTCTACCGCTATTATCCTTCTTGGGGTATTCATAGTGAACAGGCCAAAGAATTTGTATTCTAAAAAAGTATCTGCTGAAAAATCTTCGTGA